The Linepithema humile isolate Giens D197 chromosome 2, Lhum_UNIL_v1.0, whole genome shotgun sequence genome has a segment encoding these proteins:
- the Ack-like gene encoding uncharacterized protein Ack-like isoform X5, which produces MDGTVRSLQRRTDTQGGMSRNNGPGLYEFLMEAELQQYYPGIRGDLKVQTTAQLKYVTEEDLNAIGMSKPEMRRLKKYFQKHFPQNYLSKFKKMLLPKREEQTPSALGILPEERQDRSSIRVPNKHMIPADAIIVNKELGTGEFGVVQQGVWTNDGERIQVAIKCLSRERMQNNPIEFLKEAAIMHAIDHEHIVRLYGVVLDTNSLMLVTELAPLRSLLECLKEPSLRASFPVLSLCDFAVQIADGMQYLEAKRLIHRDLAARNILVFSKNKVKISDFGLSRALGVGKDYYQTNFNVNLKLPIAWCAPECISYLKFTSASDVWAYGVTLWEMFSYGFQPWAALTGHQILEAIDEPNFQRLEQPECCPKDYFSLMQQCWQHEPSKRPKFSELINLLPDLKPEQVQAVQDSNESGQLVYRQSDVITVLDKGSNNTLWKGVLNNGKTGFFNPAHTIAYLGSNLPSNKPGEFTRGDGKNAFSSQRRKIRTDMISSPQGDLKHTGHVGLDGAYFGDISFLGGKYPHLPRQVVTPYKPQEDATDSASQIPNRDTRNVDVNRESAGENRNVQQQETQSKHESLWSDTSSEICHVTTEGNGNKQSMTSNIGSCANILGTDHEYHEISDEENQESPLRFDKTLNFDFGPSLLAEMDQMFRSLGKSSSPPLPPPGHPLSTEHESSNARNELREIQAKQCNKKKQATWLCSSLQSLSSTVSSIESLGAPSTLKLPLWDKASAEFCFAKSRELLTKPSAWASYMDIDLDAHILDNAAAKQSLVKSTEFLENGNKMDNLNCESVANVDSKLNARCQNGKIFNMENSNYDFSREMKRVSTSYVERYFDQPKYCDDEDVLGCTNEKMYFGEEKLDKYDKINNLEQANRPTYYSNIQEQSSSFDGRTNFAFQNKLSNCESQVKDSTTHIQVRPDENFDISKEKAANFESCNKFDVARGDKATNFDLGARPKVPVTFTESAKMNITELTKKIDLSKSRAVKVSFVPRNPNQDTTSAIYGSSDSIKTNLKIGGSDSPRSNMEAVRINIQSFRKIEQNQNGHESFPFVISNNPLFIAEPEKKESPIYSSSESLRVNFQRLRRKSDAEASQVELNSKLLAEKYQREVSGLESVKSYLDSKKIQSLNLGLGKLTQNMMQLGKNITHNTTNLETNSQKSNLVSNMRNLDLSASPQISLRSLNIPIQKPKHLDLNISLQSQSPINAKLNLMQRANPPTSPTIHQHILEPPKLYQNDSARKELPKLNVFAEKLPSAASVYRHRTSSLSENRKPSMKNIRRSFHPRNDSSEDSDSISHSETDIRSRLRYKRRHKRVPHGLRLNFKNKTFLHPDSAKGFPAIELCGKSPPPSTSFLNSLSPPFSSKNNLVSWPESAPSSSLTFTSNSDLDSDTSSEYPEFTNDMLTFPPSPAP; this is translated from the exons ATGGACGGAACAGTGAGAAGCTTGCAGCGACGAACAG aTACACAAGGAGGGATGTCCCGCAACAATGGCCCTGGTCTTTACGAGTTTCTTATGGAAGCCGAGTTACAGCAATATTATCCCGGCATTCGAg gGGACTTGAAAGTGCAAACAACAgcacaattaaaatatgtaaccgAAGAAGATCTGAACGCGATAGGAATGAGCAAGCCGGAGATGCGtcgtttaaagaaatatttccagAAACATTTCCCTCAGAATTATCTCTCCAAGTTTAAGAAAATGCTCCTACCGAAACGCGAGGAGCAGACTCCCAGCGCGTTGGGTATATTGCCGGAAGAGAGGCAAGACAGATCGTCAATTCGCGTGCCTAATAAACATATGATTCCGGCCGATGCGATAATCGTGAACAAAGAACTGGGAACCGGAGAATTCGGGGTCGTGCAGCAAGGCGTGTGGACGAATGACGGAGAGAGAATACAGGTGGCGATCAAATGTCTGTCGCGCGAGAGAATGCAGAACAATCCCATAGAGTTTTTGAAAGAGGCTGCGATAATGCACGCGATTGATCACGAACACATTGTGCGATTGTACGGCGTCGTGCTCGATACGAATTCGCTGATGCTCGTCACGGAATTGGCACCGTTGCGCTCGTTACTGGAATGTCTGAAGGAGCCTAGTTTGCGCGCGAGTTTCCCGGTTCTGTCGCTGTGCGACTTTGCTGTGCAGATCGCTGATGGAATGCAATATCTGGAGGCGAAAAGATTGATACATCGCGATCTCGCCGCCAGAAACATCCTAGTATTTTCTAAGAACAAAGTCAAAATCTCAGATTTCGGCTTGTCGCGCGCGCTCGGAGTAGGTAAAGATTATTATCAGACGAATTTCAATGTCAATCTGAAGTTACCTATCGCATGGTGCGCGCCCGAATGTATATCTTATCTAAAATTTACATCGGCTAGCGACGTCTGGGCGTACGGAGTGACGTTATGGGAAATGTTCAGTTATGGGTTTCAACCCTGGGCGGCTTTGACCGGTCATCAGATCCTCGAAGCGATAGATGAGCCCAACTTCCAGAGGCTGGAGCAACCCGAGTGTTGTCCGAAGGACTATTTTTCCCTCATGCAACAATGTTGGCAGCACGAACCTTCGAAAAGACCCAAGTTTTCCGAACTGATCAACTTGTTGCCCGATCTAAAACCAGAGCAGGTGCAAGCAGTCCAAGATAGCAATGAATCAGGTCAACTCGTTTATAGACAAAGCGACGTAATTACCGTTCTGGATAAGGGTAGCAATAACACTTTGTGGAAAGGTGTTTTGAACAATGGCAAAACGGGATTTTTCAATCCGGCTCATACTATCGCGTATCTCGGCTCTAATTTACCCAGCAACAAACCCGGTGAATTTACGAGAGGGGACGGTAAAAACGCATTCTCCTCGCAGCGTAGAAAAATACGCACGGATATGATATCCTCGCCACAGGGTGATCTCAAGCATACCGGTCATGTGGGTCTGGATGGGGCTTACTTCGGTGACATTAGCTTTCTGGGTGGAAAATATCCCCATTTGCCACGTCAGGTTGTAACGCCGTACAAACCGCAGGAGGATGCGACTGACAGTGCTAGTCAAATTCCAAACCGAGATACAAGAAATGTCGATGTAAACAGGGAATCGGCAGGAGAGAATAGAAACGTGCAACAACAAGAGACGCAAAGCAAACACG AGAGTTTATGGTCTGATACAAGTTCGGAGATATGCCACGTCACTACGGAAGGCAATGGGAACAAGCAATCTATGACATCTAATATAGGTAGTTGTGCTAATATCCTCGGAACTGATCATGAATACCATGAAATCAGCGACGAAGAGAACCAAGAGAGTCCGTTAAGATTTGATAAAACGTTAAACTTTGATTTTGGTCCGAGTCTTTTGGCGGAAATGGATCAGATGTTTAGATCACTAGGTAAAA gTTCTTCTCCTCCTTTACCGCCACCTGGACATCCTTTGTCCACTGAACATGAGTCAAGTAACGCGAGAAACGAACTGAGAGAAATTCAAGCAAAACAGTGTAACAAGAAGAAACAAGCCACC TGGCTATGTTCAAGTTTGCAATCACTTTCATCTACGGTATCTAGCATAGAATCCCTCGGCGCGCCGTCGACTTTAAAACTTCCTTTATGGGACAAGGCCTCGGCAGAATTTTGCTTCGCTAAATCACGggaattattaacaaaaccaAGCGCCTGGGCTTCGTACATGGACATCGATTTGGATGCACACATATTAGATAACGCGGCGGCAAAGCAGAGCCTGGTCAAGTCCACCGAATTCTTGGAGAACGGAAATAAAATGGATAATTTGAATTGCGAGAGTGTGGCTAATGTGGATAGTAAATTGAACGCTCGCTGTCAGAACGGCAAGATCTTCAATATGGAAAATTCCAACTACGATTTTTCACGCGAGATGAAGAGAGTGTCTACTAGCTACGTAGAACGCTATTTTGACCAGCCCAAGTACTGCGATGACGAAGATGTTCTAGGATGTACCAACGAAAAGATGTATTTCGGCGAAGAGAAACTGGACAAGTACGATAAGATTAATAATCTGGAACAGGCCAACAGACCGACGTATTACTCTAACATTCAGGAACAGAGCTCATCTTTCGATGGCAGAACCAATTTTGCATTCCAAAATAAATTGAGCAATTGCGAATCACAAGTGAAGGATAGTACCACACATATTCAAGTGCGACCTGacgaaaattttgatatatcgaAGGAGAAAGCAGCGAATTTCGAGTCTTGTAATAAATTCGACGTAGCGAGGGGGGATAAAGCGACGAACTTTGATCTTGGCGCGCGGCCGAAGGTTCCCGTTACTTTCACCGAGTCCGCAAAAATGAACATCACAGAATTGACGAAAAAGATCGACTTGTCCAAGTCCAGAGCCGTGAAAGTGTCTTTTGTGCCTAGAAATCCTAATCAAGATACGACAAGCGCCATTTACGGCTCGTCGGATagcattaaaactaatttaaagaTAGGTGGATCGGACAGTCCGAGGAGTAATATGGAAGCGGTAAGAATAAACATACAAAGTTTTCGCAAAATTGAGCAGAACCAGAATGGCCACGAAAGTTTTCCGTTTGTAATATCAAACAATCCTTTATTTATCGCCGAGCCTGAGAAAAAGGAATCTCCCATATACAGTAGCTCGGAGAGTCTGCGAGTGAATTTCCAGCGTCTCAGGAGAAAATCTGACGCCGAGGCTAGTCAAGTGGAATTGAACAGTAAACTCTTAGCGGAGAAATATCAGCGTGAAGTCTCCGGCCTGGAGAGTGTCAAGAGCTACTTGGATTCCAAGAAGATACAAAGTTTAAATTTGGGCCTGGGTAAGCTGACGCAGAATATGATGCAATTGGGCAAAAATATCACCCACAATACGACGAACTTGGAAACTAACTCACAAAAATCAAACCTGGTCTCCAACATGAGAAACCTGGATTTATCCGCGTCACCGCAGATATCTCTACGCAGCTTGAATATACCGATTCAGAAGCCCAAGCATCTAGATCTGAATATATCGTTGCAAAGTCAGTCGCCGATCAACGCCAAGCTGAATTTGATGCAGAGGGCAAATCCACCGACGAGTCCTACTATACACCAACACATTCTTGAGCCACCAAAATTGTATCAAAACGATTCCGCCAGAAAGGAGTTGCCAAAGTTGAATGTATTCGCAGAGAAGCTTCCCAGTGCCGCTAGCGTTTATCGACATAGAACGTCCTCCTTGTCGGAGAACAGGAAACCTTCGATGAAGAACATACGCAGATCTTTTCATCCCAGAAATGATTCGAGCGAAGATTCCGATTCCATTTCGCACTCAGAGACCGATATTAGGAGCCGTCTGCGGTACAAACGTAGACATAAGAGAGTCCCACACGGGTTGCGCttaaattttaagaacaaGACGTTTCTGCATCCGGACTCCGCTAAGGGATTCCCCGCGATCGAGCTTTGCGGAAAATCACCGCCGCCGTCGACGAGCTTTCTGAATTCGCTGTCGCCGCCGTTCTCTTCTAAAAACAATTTGGTTTCTTGGCCAGAAAGCGCTCCGAGTTCCAGCCTGACGTTTACCAGCAATTCCGATCTCGATTCGGACACCAGCTCCGAGTATCCAGAATTCACAAACGATATGTTGACATTTCCTCCCTCCCCTGCTCCGTAG
- the Ack-like gene encoding uncharacterized protein Ack-like isoform X6: MDGTVRSLQRRTDTQGGMSRNNGPGLYEFLMEAELQQYYPGIRGDLKVQTTAQLKYVTEEDLNAIGMSKPEMRRLKKYFQKHFPQNYLSKFKKMLLPKREEQTPSALGILPEERQDRSSIRVPNKHMIPADAIIVNKELGTGEFGVVQQGVWTNDGERIQVAIKCLSRERMQNNPIEFLKEAAIMHAIDHEHIVRLYGVVLDTNSLMLVTELAPLRSLLECLKEPSLRASFPVLSLCDFAVQIADGMQYLEAKRLIHRDLAARNILVFSKNKVKISDFGLSRALGVGKDYYQTNFNVNLKLPIAWCAPECISYLKFTSASDVWAYGVTLWEMFSYGFQPWAALTGHQILEAIDEPNFQRLEQPECCPKDYFSLMQQCWQHEPSKRPKFSELINLLPDLKPEQVQAVQDSNESGQLVYRQSDVITVLDKGSNNTLWKGVLNNGKTGFFNPAHTIAYLGSNLPSNKPGEFTRGDGKNAFSSQRRKIRTDMISSPQGDLKHTGHVGLDGAYFGDISFLGGKYPHLPRQVVTPYKPQEDATDSASQIPNRDTRNVDVNRESAGENRNVQQQETQSKHESLWSDTSSEICHVTTEGNGNKQSMTSNIGSCANILGTDHEYHEISDEENQESPLRFDKTLNFDFGPSLLAEMDQMFRSLGSSPPLPPPGHPLSTEHESSNARNELREIQAKQCNKKKQATWLCSSLQSLSSTVSSIESLGAPSTLKLPLWDKASAEFCFAKSRELLTKPSAWASYMDIDLDAHILDNAAAKQSLVKSTEFLENGNKMDNLNCESVANVDSKLNARCQNGKIFNMENSNYDFSREMKRVSTSYVERYFDQPKYCDDEDVLGCTNEKMYFGEEKLDKYDKINNLEQANRPTYYSNIQEQSSSFDGRTNFAFQNKLSNCESQVKDSTTHIQVRPDENFDISKEKAANFESCNKFDVARGDKATNFDLGARPKVPVTFTESAKMNITELTKKIDLSKSRAVKVSFVPRNPNQDTTSAIYGSSDSIKTNLKIGGSDSPRSNMEAVRINIQSFRKIEQNQNGHESFPFVISNNPLFIAEPEKKESPIYSSSESLRVNFQRLRRKSDAEASQVELNSKLLAEKYQREVSGLESVKSYLDSKKIQSLNLGLGKLTQNMMQLGKNITHNTTNLETNSQKSNLVSNMRNLDLSASPQISLRSLNIPIQKPKHLDLNISLQSQSPINAKLNLMQRANPPTSPTIHQHILEPPKLYQNDSARKELPKLNVFAEKLPSAASVYRHRTSSLSENRKPSMKNIRRSFHPRNDSSEDSDSISHSETDIRSRLRYKRRHKRVPHGLRLNFKNKTFLHPDSAKGFPAIELCGKSPPPSTSFLNSLSPPFSSKNNLVSWPESAPSSSLTFTSNSDLDSDTSSEYPEFTNDMLTFPPSPAP; this comes from the exons ATGGACGGAACAGTGAGAAGCTTGCAGCGACGAACAG aTACACAAGGAGGGATGTCCCGCAACAATGGCCCTGGTCTTTACGAGTTTCTTATGGAAGCCGAGTTACAGCAATATTATCCCGGCATTCGAg gGGACTTGAAAGTGCAAACAACAgcacaattaaaatatgtaaccgAAGAAGATCTGAACGCGATAGGAATGAGCAAGCCGGAGATGCGtcgtttaaagaaatatttccagAAACATTTCCCTCAGAATTATCTCTCCAAGTTTAAGAAAATGCTCCTACCGAAACGCGAGGAGCAGACTCCCAGCGCGTTGGGTATATTGCCGGAAGAGAGGCAAGACAGATCGTCAATTCGCGTGCCTAATAAACATATGATTCCGGCCGATGCGATAATCGTGAACAAAGAACTGGGAACCGGAGAATTCGGGGTCGTGCAGCAAGGCGTGTGGACGAATGACGGAGAGAGAATACAGGTGGCGATCAAATGTCTGTCGCGCGAGAGAATGCAGAACAATCCCATAGAGTTTTTGAAAGAGGCTGCGATAATGCACGCGATTGATCACGAACACATTGTGCGATTGTACGGCGTCGTGCTCGATACGAATTCGCTGATGCTCGTCACGGAATTGGCACCGTTGCGCTCGTTACTGGAATGTCTGAAGGAGCCTAGTTTGCGCGCGAGTTTCCCGGTTCTGTCGCTGTGCGACTTTGCTGTGCAGATCGCTGATGGAATGCAATATCTGGAGGCGAAAAGATTGATACATCGCGATCTCGCCGCCAGAAACATCCTAGTATTTTCTAAGAACAAAGTCAAAATCTCAGATTTCGGCTTGTCGCGCGCGCTCGGAGTAGGTAAAGATTATTATCAGACGAATTTCAATGTCAATCTGAAGTTACCTATCGCATGGTGCGCGCCCGAATGTATATCTTATCTAAAATTTACATCGGCTAGCGACGTCTGGGCGTACGGAGTGACGTTATGGGAAATGTTCAGTTATGGGTTTCAACCCTGGGCGGCTTTGACCGGTCATCAGATCCTCGAAGCGATAGATGAGCCCAACTTCCAGAGGCTGGAGCAACCCGAGTGTTGTCCGAAGGACTATTTTTCCCTCATGCAACAATGTTGGCAGCACGAACCTTCGAAAAGACCCAAGTTTTCCGAACTGATCAACTTGTTGCCCGATCTAAAACCAGAGCAGGTGCAAGCAGTCCAAGATAGCAATGAATCAGGTCAACTCGTTTATAGACAAAGCGACGTAATTACCGTTCTGGATAAGGGTAGCAATAACACTTTGTGGAAAGGTGTTTTGAACAATGGCAAAACGGGATTTTTCAATCCGGCTCATACTATCGCGTATCTCGGCTCTAATTTACCCAGCAACAAACCCGGTGAATTTACGAGAGGGGACGGTAAAAACGCATTCTCCTCGCAGCGTAGAAAAATACGCACGGATATGATATCCTCGCCACAGGGTGATCTCAAGCATACCGGTCATGTGGGTCTGGATGGGGCTTACTTCGGTGACATTAGCTTTCTGGGTGGAAAATATCCCCATTTGCCACGTCAGGTTGTAACGCCGTACAAACCGCAGGAGGATGCGACTGACAGTGCTAGTCAAATTCCAAACCGAGATACAAGAAATGTCGATGTAAACAGGGAATCGGCAGGAGAGAATAGAAACGTGCAACAACAAGAGACGCAAAGCAAACACG AGAGTTTATGGTCTGATACAAGTTCGGAGATATGCCACGTCACTACGGAAGGCAATGGGAACAAGCAATCTATGACATCTAATATAGGTAGTTGTGCTAATATCCTCGGAACTGATCATGAATACCATGAAATCAGCGACGAAGAGAACCAAGAGAGTCCGTTAAGATTTGATAAAACGTTAAACTTTGATTTTGGTCCGAGTCTTTTGGCGGAAATGGATCAGATGTTTAGATCACTAG gTTCTTCTCCTCCTTTACCGCCACCTGGACATCCTTTGTCCACTGAACATGAGTCAAGTAACGCGAGAAACGAACTGAGAGAAATTCAAGCAAAACAGTGTAACAAGAAGAAACAAGCCACC TGGCTATGTTCAAGTTTGCAATCACTTTCATCTACGGTATCTAGCATAGAATCCCTCGGCGCGCCGTCGACTTTAAAACTTCCTTTATGGGACAAGGCCTCGGCAGAATTTTGCTTCGCTAAATCACGggaattattaacaaaaccaAGCGCCTGGGCTTCGTACATGGACATCGATTTGGATGCACACATATTAGATAACGCGGCGGCAAAGCAGAGCCTGGTCAAGTCCACCGAATTCTTGGAGAACGGAAATAAAATGGATAATTTGAATTGCGAGAGTGTGGCTAATGTGGATAGTAAATTGAACGCTCGCTGTCAGAACGGCAAGATCTTCAATATGGAAAATTCCAACTACGATTTTTCACGCGAGATGAAGAGAGTGTCTACTAGCTACGTAGAACGCTATTTTGACCAGCCCAAGTACTGCGATGACGAAGATGTTCTAGGATGTACCAACGAAAAGATGTATTTCGGCGAAGAGAAACTGGACAAGTACGATAAGATTAATAATCTGGAACAGGCCAACAGACCGACGTATTACTCTAACATTCAGGAACAGAGCTCATCTTTCGATGGCAGAACCAATTTTGCATTCCAAAATAAATTGAGCAATTGCGAATCACAAGTGAAGGATAGTACCACACATATTCAAGTGCGACCTGacgaaaattttgatatatcgaAGGAGAAAGCAGCGAATTTCGAGTCTTGTAATAAATTCGACGTAGCGAGGGGGGATAAAGCGACGAACTTTGATCTTGGCGCGCGGCCGAAGGTTCCCGTTACTTTCACCGAGTCCGCAAAAATGAACATCACAGAATTGACGAAAAAGATCGACTTGTCCAAGTCCAGAGCCGTGAAAGTGTCTTTTGTGCCTAGAAATCCTAATCAAGATACGACAAGCGCCATTTACGGCTCGTCGGATagcattaaaactaatttaaagaTAGGTGGATCGGACAGTCCGAGGAGTAATATGGAAGCGGTAAGAATAAACATACAAAGTTTTCGCAAAATTGAGCAGAACCAGAATGGCCACGAAAGTTTTCCGTTTGTAATATCAAACAATCCTTTATTTATCGCCGAGCCTGAGAAAAAGGAATCTCCCATATACAGTAGCTCGGAGAGTCTGCGAGTGAATTTCCAGCGTCTCAGGAGAAAATCTGACGCCGAGGCTAGTCAAGTGGAATTGAACAGTAAACTCTTAGCGGAGAAATATCAGCGTGAAGTCTCCGGCCTGGAGAGTGTCAAGAGCTACTTGGATTCCAAGAAGATACAAAGTTTAAATTTGGGCCTGGGTAAGCTGACGCAGAATATGATGCAATTGGGCAAAAATATCACCCACAATACGACGAACTTGGAAACTAACTCACAAAAATCAAACCTGGTCTCCAACATGAGAAACCTGGATTTATCCGCGTCACCGCAGATATCTCTACGCAGCTTGAATATACCGATTCAGAAGCCCAAGCATCTAGATCTGAATATATCGTTGCAAAGTCAGTCGCCGATCAACGCCAAGCTGAATTTGATGCAGAGGGCAAATCCACCGACGAGTCCTACTATACACCAACACATTCTTGAGCCACCAAAATTGTATCAAAACGATTCCGCCAGAAAGGAGTTGCCAAAGTTGAATGTATTCGCAGAGAAGCTTCCCAGTGCCGCTAGCGTTTATCGACATAGAACGTCCTCCTTGTCGGAGAACAGGAAACCTTCGATGAAGAACATACGCAGATCTTTTCATCCCAGAAATGATTCGAGCGAAGATTCCGATTCCATTTCGCACTCAGAGACCGATATTAGGAGCCGTCTGCGGTACAAACGTAGACATAAGAGAGTCCCACACGGGTTGCGCttaaattttaagaacaaGACGTTTCTGCATCCGGACTCCGCTAAGGGATTCCCCGCGATCGAGCTTTGCGGAAAATCACCGCCGCCGTCGACGAGCTTTCTGAATTCGCTGTCGCCGCCGTTCTCTTCTAAAAACAATTTGGTTTCTTGGCCAGAAAGCGCTCCGAGTTCCAGCCTGACGTTTACCAGCAATTCCGATCTCGATTCGGACACCAGCTCCGAGTATCCAGAATTCACAAACGATATGTTGACATTTCCTCCCTCCCCTGCTCCGTAG